One window from the genome of Nicotiana sylvestris chromosome 9, ASM39365v2, whole genome shotgun sequence encodes:
- the LOC104226680 gene encoding WAT1-related protein At1g25270-like, with the protein MASPNTQQTTVIERTKHILAMIVASLLFGGNILLSKVAAEDGMSFKIMVAYRWIFSAAFLGPVALVVEWRRRPNITWAFLLQSFMSGLLGGSIFCNLFYASIEMTSPVYVSAIDNLVPAMTFVMAVLLRSEQLSLRKVSGKAKFVGTIICVTGAMIVTFYKGGHVPMWSSKIHLLHHTTAAGSQKKLESGNFSLGIILAMISCLCYALWMVLLEKVGKDYPCHYTSAAWMSLMGSIQSTIFAFCFDHEGNQWKLGWSLRLFVVLYMGALGSGLVVILMTWCSQKMGPLFVSVFNPVTLIFVVFASAMLLHETLYVGSVLGGGIIVAGLYLVLWVKEKEQRASKQSIPEVAKHDIEGN; encoded by the exons ATGGCAAGTCCAAATACACAACAAACGACAGTCATTGAAAGGACAAAACATATACTAGCCATGATTGTTGCTTCCTTGCTATTCGGAGGAAACATTTTGTTGTCAAAGGTGGCGGCGGAAGATGGAATGTCCTTTAAAATAATGGTCGCATATCGGTGGATTTTCTCTGCAGCATTTCTTGGCCCCGTGGCCCTTGTGGTAGAGTG GAGGAGGAGACCAAACATAACTTGGGCTTTCTTGCTACAATCATTTATGTCGGGATTACTAGG GGGATCGATCTTCTGTAATCTATTTTACGCAAGTATTGAAATGACATCTCCCGTATATGTATCGGCAATTGACAATCTTGTCCCAGCGATGACATTCGTTATGGCGGTCCTCCTCAG ATCGGAGCAGTTATCACTGCGTAAAGTGAGTGGGAAAGCAAAGTTTGTTGGGACGATTATATGTGTCACGGGAGCGATGATAGTAACTTTTTACAAAGGTGGCCACGTCCCAATGTGGTCTTCTAAGATCCATTTGCTGCATCATACAACTGCAGCAGGATCACAGAAGAAGTTAGAATCTGGTAACTTCTCCCTGGGTATAATACTTGCCATGATATCTTGCCTCTGCTACGCGCTTTGGATGGTATTACTG GAAAAAGTAGGAAAAGACTATCCATGCCATTACACTAGCGCTGCTTGGATGAGCCTTATGGGCTCAATTCAGTCAACCATATTTGCGTTTTGTTTTGATCACGAAGGTAATCAGTGGAAGCTTGGTTGGTCCCTAAGGCTCTTCGTCGTTCTCTATATG GGAGCTTTAGGGTCTGGGCTTGTTGTTATTTTAATGACATGGTGCTCCCAAAAAATGGGCCCATTGTTTGTATCAGTTTTCAACCCTGTGACACTTATATTTGTGGTATTTGCAAGTGCAATGTTGCTTCATGAGACGCTATATGTTGGAAG TGTTTTAGGTGGTGGTATAATAGTAGCGGGATTATATCTTGTGCTGTGGGTTAAAGAAAAAGAGCAGAGGGCATCGAAGCAGTCAATCCCCGAAGTAGCCAAACATGATATCGAAGGAAACTAA